The following are from one region of the Centropristis striata isolate RG_2023a ecotype Rhode Island chromosome 19, C.striata_1.0, whole genome shotgun sequence genome:
- the pigo gene encoding GPI ethanolamine phosphate transferase 3: protein MKKLSVLSLLLWMCAVYFVGIYLFVGGFLLVRLEVNRTSTCGDVLQPGEEPVDFCRVQPRFRRAVLLIIDALKIDFAWFDRNNTAPRPYENKLPVLEETVSSQPSHSRLYPFRADPPTTTMQRIKGFTTGSLPTFVDVGNNFASSAILEDNLIHQFGQVGKRVVFMGDDTWENLFPKKFHRSLPFPSFNVKDLHTVDNGILQHLYTTMVGDDWDVLVAHFLGVDHCGHRFGPDHPAMADKLTQMDGVIRSVIDRLQNDTLLVVMGDHGMTDTGDHGGESQKETDAAIFLYSPSPLFPGPPTQSEPDVVPQTDLVPTLALLLGVPIPYSSVGQVLLPLFPSHEQTEGAVGRLSQLEALWINAKQVNRFLETYSGMAKDIPPESLARLKADFSRLSSEYLAAVREGRPPSPQLAASLQAYLTSVRDTCRATWARFNPLKMAAGLAILAFACLTCFILSELSLVLIRENGPGLKAPVAVALISGVCVAACQVVTQGHVEAAWCLAAAALSSELLFLWRARRSRSITVEKNGSKAPKSWLTPRRLLIPPLLVPLLRCASLLSDSYVIAEGRAVTFLLFSLALYVPVHLNWDGLLLPPSHDPLKAAGFLPSPALPPSTVRKESSTLLACLGVLVGSLYLSLSFHACREEQGSCQPSPFLAPLSRLQNSQLKNLHYVLSVCSLGLWTYLLKRCLRHYGNLNSSGGTVFTARWVLPLLSVCLAFHWAVSATPEDSFRNLAELISLAQLALPRAAFGLLGLGLLLIWLDPLTVFVKPRASPSTRGSSLPPPPRYRASTGISPQAELHHLIPQIYQRMRRSLDDGELSGGGEVDSSPAVKAYGLGTVYSAPLLLFCGMLGVGLLLLHPEGMALSFLLLLLEMGALLHIHASSTTLSGLHGANSGGFNVPWTPVVLWSLAATQFFHATGHLPTFPSIQWGAAFVGFPDGHTGTVLPASLVTLNTFASHILFAVGCPLLLFWPLVCEVRGSRGGRACGEEGEDAVMEMRLRENPEQFSSALLQLSTRYLFLLGAQVFASVCAAAILRRHLMVWKVFAPKLMFEASGFLVSSVFLLIGVTLVLRVDVAVGSWFKRLVPEASR from the exons ATGAAGAAGCTCTCGGTGCTGTCCCTGCTCCTCTGGATGTGTGCCGTCTACTTTGTGGGCATCTACCTGTTTGTGGGCGGGTTCCTGCTGGTGAGACTGGAGGTGAACAGGACCAGCACCTGCGGAGACGTGCTGCAGCCCGGAGAGGAGCCGGTAGACTTCTGCCGCGTCCAGCCGCGTTTCCGCAGGGCCGTCCTCCTCATCATAGACGCCCTGAAGATCGACTTCGCCTGGTTCGACCGCAACAACACAGCACCCAGACCTTATGAGAACAAGCTGCCCGTCCTGGAGGAGACGGTGTCGTCCCAGCCTTCCCACAGCCGCCTCTACCCTTTCCGTGCTGACCCGCCTACCACCACCATGCAGAGGATCAAGGGCTTCACCACCGGCTCCCTGCCCACCTTTGTGGATGTGGGGAATAACTTTGCATCCAGCGCCATATTGGAGGACAACCTCATCCACCAGTTTGGGCAAGTGG GCAAACGGGTGGTGTTCATGGGAGACGACACTTGGGAGAATCTTTTCCCGAAGAAGTTCCACCGCTCTCTGCCTTTCCCTTCTTTTAACGTGAAGGATCTGCACACGGTGGACAACGGGATCCTGCAGCACCTCTACACCACTA TGGTGGGGGACGACTGGGATGTCCTGGTGGCTCATTTCCTGGGAGTGGACCACTGCGGTCACAGGTTCGGCCCCGACCACCCGGCCATGGCCGACAAGCTCACGCAGATGGACGGAGTCATCAG GTCTGTGATCGACCGGCTGCAGAATGACACCCTGCTGGTGGTGATGGGAGACCACGGGATGACGGACACCGGAGACCACGGCGGGGAGAGTCAGAAGGAGACGGACGCTGCTATCTTCCTCTACAGTCCTTCTCCTTTGTTTCCTGGACCTCCGACACAG aGTGAACCGGACGTGGTGCCCCAGACGGACCTGGTGCCCACCCTGGCTCTGCTGCTGGGGGTTCCTATCCCGTACAGCAGCGTGGGCCAGGTCCTcctgcctttatttccttctcACGAGCAGACAGAAGGTGCAGTTGGACGCCTCAGCCAGCTGGAGGCGCTGTGGATCAATGCCAAACAG GTGAACCGTTTCCTGGAGACGTACTCCGGCATGGCCAAAGACATCCCGCCAGAGAGCCTCGCTCGGCTGAAGGCCGACTTCTCCCGCCTCTCCTCCGAGTACCTCGCCGCGGTCCGAGAGGGTCGGCCCCCCTCGCCACAGCTGGCCGCCTCGCTGCAGGCCTACCTCACCTCCGTCAGAGACACCTGCCGCGCCACCTGGGCGCGCTTCAACCCGCTGAAGATGGCGGCGGGGTTGGCCATCCTGGCGTTCGCCTGCCTGACGTGCTTCATCCTGTCGGAGCTGTCCCTGGTGCTGATCCGGGAGAACGGGCCCGGGCTGAAGGCCCCGGTTGCCGTGGCGCTGATATCGGGTGTGTGCGTGGCGGCGTGTCAGGTGGTCACGCAGGGCCACGTGGAGGCGGCGTGGTGCCTGGCGGCGGCCGCCCTCAGCTCCGAGCTGCTCTTCCTGTGGAGAGCCCGGCGGTCCAGAAGCATCACGGTGGAGAAGAACGGCTCCAAAGCTCCGAAGAGCTGGCTGACCCCGCGGCGCCTCCTCATCCCGCCGCTCTTAGTACCGCTCCTCCGCTGTGCCTCGCTGCTCTCTGACAGCTACGTGATCGCTGAAGGCCGGGCGGTAACCTTCCTGCTGTTCTCTCTGGCGCTCTACGTCCCCGTCCACCTCAACTGGGACGGCCTGCTGCTCCCGCCCAGCCACGACCCCCTGAAGGCCGCAGGCTTCCTGCCCTCCCCGGCTTTACCTCCATCCACCGTGAGGAAGGAAAGCAGCACCCTGTTGGCGTGTTTAGGCGTCCTGGTGGGCAGCCTCTACCTCTCGCTCTCCTTCCACGCCTGTCGGGAGGAGCAGGGCTCCTGCCAGCCGTCCCCGTTCCTCGCCCCTCTGTCCCGGCTGCAGAACAGCCAGCTGAAGAACCTCCACTACGTGCTCTCCGTCTGCTCCCTCGGCTTGTGGACGTATCTGCTGAAACGCTGCCTGCGTCACTACGGCAACCTGAACTCGTCCGGCGGGACGGTGTTCACGGCCCGCTGGGTGCTGCCGCTGCTGTCCGTGTGTCTGGCGTTCCACTGGGCCGTCAGCGCCACTCCGGAGGACAGCTTCAGGAACCTGGCGGAGCTGATCAGCCTGGCCCAGCTGGCGCTCCCCAGGGCCGCCTTCGGCCTCCTGGGACTGGGGCTGCTCCTGATCTGGCTGGACCCCCTCACCGTGTTCGTGAAGCCGAGGGCCTCGCCTTCGACCCGAGGCTCCTCTCTGCCGCCGCCGCCGCGCTACCGGGCCAGCACCGGCATCAGCCCCCAGGCGGAGCTGCACCACCTCATCCCTCAGATCTACCAGCGCATGCGTCGCTCGCTGGACGACGGAGAGCTGAGCGGGGGCGGCGAGGTGGACAGCAGCCCCGCTGTGAAGGCCTACGGACTGGGAACCGTCTACTCGGCTCCTTTGCTGCTGTTTTGCGGCATGCTGGGAgtggggctgctgctgctgcaccccGAGGGCATGGCGCTGTctttcctcctgctgctgctggaaatgGGGGCTCTGCTGCACATCCACGCCTCCTCCACCACCCTCAGCGGCCTGCATGGAGCAAACTCTG GTGGCTTTAACGTGCCCTGGACTCCAGTCGTGCTGTGGTCTCTGGCTGCCACTCAGTTCTTCCACGCCACAGGTCACCTCCCCACCTTCCCCTCCATCCAGTGGGGGGCAGCCTTCGTGGGATTCCCTGACGGACACACAGGCACCGTGCTGCCCGCCTCGCTGGTCACCCTCAACACTTTTGCCTCACACATCTTGTTCGCAG TGGGTTGTCCCTTGCTGCTGTTCTGGCCGCTGGTGTGTGAGGTGCGGGGCAGCAGAGGAGGACGAGCTTGTGGGGAAGAAGGAGAAGACGCTGTGATGGAGATGAGACTGAGAGAAAACCCCGAACAGTTCAGCTCCGCCCTGCTCCAACTGTCAACACGCTACCTCTTCCTACTCGGAGCACAG GTCTTTGCTTCCGTCTGTGCAGCTGCTATCCTCAGGAGACACCTAATGGTGTGGAAGGTTTTCGCACCCAA